The genomic window CCGACAAATCCACTTATGCAAGAGGCGGATATTGAAGCGGTGGCAACGTTTGCGAAGCAATATGGGCTGCTTCTTATTGTTGATAATACGTTTTACACCCCTGTGTTACAAAAGCCATTAACGAAAGGGGCGGACATCGTCATTCATAGCGCGACAAAATATTTAGGCGGACATAACGACGTGCTTGCCGGGCTCATTGTTGCCAAAGGAAAAGAGCTGTGCGAGCAACTCGCGATGTATCATAACGCGATCGGGGCGGTGTTATCACCGTTTGATTCATGGCTGTTAATTCGTGGCATGAAGACGCTTGCGCTGCGCATGCGTCAGCACGAACAAAACGCGAAAGCCATTTATGAATTTTTAACACAACACGAAGATGTGACCGATGTGTTATATCCGGGGAGAGGCGGCATGTTGTCGTTTCGCGTGCGCGATGAAAAATGGGTGAATGCTTTTTTACGAGGTTTAAAGCTCATTACGTTTGCGGAAAGTTTAGGCGGTGTCGAAAGTTTTATTACGTATCCCGCAACGCAAACGCATATGGATATTCCAGAGGATATTCGCATCGCCAACGGGGTATGTAATCGTTTGTTACGTTTTTCGGTCGGCATTGAACACGATGATGATTTAATTGCTGATTTAGCACAAGCGTTTCAGCGTATGAAAGAGGTGTGAAAAGTGGATATACAAACAAAGCTCGTTCACAATCAATGGCAAATTGATACGCAAACGGGGGCAGTGAGTGTCCCGATTCATCATGCGTCGACGTTTCATCAGTTTGATTTTGATACGTTTGGCAAGTACGATTATAGCCGTTCTGGCAACCCGACGCGTGAGGCGCTTGAGGAAACGATTGCGGAACTGGAGGGGGGCGTCAGCGGTTTTGCGTTCGCATCGGGCATGGCGGCCATTTCTACGGCATTTTTATTATTGTCAAAAGGCGATCACGTACTGATTACCGATGACGTATATGGTGGAACGTATCGCATCATCACGGACGTATTGAGCCGATTTGGCATTGAACATACGTTTGTTGATATGACCGATTTAGATGCGGTGGCGCGTCACATTCGTCCAAATACGAAAGTCATTTATATGGAAACGCCGTCCAATCCGCTTTTGAAAATTACAGATATTCGTGGGGTTGTGAAGCTTGCGAAAGCGCACGGTTGTTTGACGTTTTTAGATAATACGTTTGCGACTCCTTTGTTGCAGCGTCCGCTTGATCTCGGTGTCGATGTCGTTTTGCATAGCGCAACGAAATTTTTAGCAGGTCATAGCGATGTCATTGCTGGACTTGCGGTTGTGAAAGACGAGCGTCTCGCAAAACAGCTTCGCAAACTGCAATATTCGTTTGGGGCCGTGCTCGGTGTGCAAGATGCGTGGCTTGTGTTGCGTGGATTAAAAACGTTGCACGTTCGGTTAGAGCATTCGTCTCGTTCAGCTATGCAATTGGCGCAATTTTTACATCGTCATCCGAAAGTGGCACATGTATATTATCCAGGGCTTTCGCATCATGAGGGGCACGTCATTCATCGCGAACAAGCGCGCGGATTTGGGGCGGTGTTGTCGTTTGAATTGGAAGATGAACAAGCGGTGCGGACGTTCGTCCAACATGCGCACATTCCCATTTTTGCGGTCAGTTTAGGGGCGGTCGAATCGATTTTATCGTATCCAGCGAAAATGTCGCATGCGGCGATGCCGAAAGCGGAACGCCTTCGTCGCGGCATTACGGATGGTTTGTTGCGCATAAGCGTTGGACTTGAGGCAATGGATGATTTAATGGCCGATTTTGAACAGGCGTTATCGTATGTATAGGCTAGGTATAACACCTAGCCTTAGCTAATTTGGTCGAGAGCGTTACGTTGTAGTTGTTGTTCGACCATGCGATCGAGCTGTTGAATTTTTTTTAAAGCGAGTTCGTCATCGATTTGGCGATAATGATGTTTGCCACCCGGTTCTTCATCTGCTTCATCGGCGAGCTTCACGATCGTTTGAAGCGGTTTTCGTTTTAGTTCTCCTTCTGGAAGATACGAATCGGTATGAAGCAAAATGGCGAGGGCGATTTCTTTGGCGTGTTGAGGATGTTCACCGAGTCGAATAAGCAGTTTATGCGCTCGCTCCGCCCCTTTAATCGCATGAATGTCGTTTTGTTTATATGTTTCATAGTCCCATGTTCCATTAGAGTACCATTCATAATGCCCGATATCATGAAGCAATGCGGCTTTTGTCGCTAAATCAACATTCACTCCATATTGCAAGGCAAGGCGATACGCATGATATGCGGTCGCAATGGCGTGCGCGACGCCTGAACGTTTTAAATATTTTTGGGTGATGGGGTGAAGGAAGATGTCAGTTAATGTGACACGTCTCATAGCTCACCATCCCTTTCGAATGTTTTTCTAATCATCATACCACGTCTACTTTTAATATGGCAATACATATTTTTTTCGTTTTTTCTTCATACTAAATGAAAAAGTATGGAGGACACATATGTTTTTATCATTATTATTATCGGTTATGACAGCGCTTTCGTTCAATGGGGATACTTGCACAAAAAAATTAGAGGAAGCAAACGTACAACTATGTGGCAAAGAAGATGGAGATTGGGTGCGTCATTTTACGCTTCACGTCGGTCAACAGACGTATGCGTTTCCGGAATGGGAACATGTCAACGATCCGAAGGTGATCCCGCAATTGCATTCGGTAGATGTCACAAAAGATGGAAAAGAAAATATTGTCGTTTTTCTCGTGAAAGCGCGCGGCAACGGCACGTATAAAAACGAAGT from Anoxybacillus gonensis includes these protein-coding regions:
- a CDS encoding methionine biosynthesis PLP-dependent protein — encoded protein: MSHVETILAQIGNRSETTTGTVNPPVYFSTAYRHEGIGQSTGYDYIRTGNPTRRIVEEAIAQLEEGDQGFACSSGMAAIQTLFALFESGDHFLVSADLYGGTYRLFEKGWKKYGLSFTYVDFRDLDAVKAHVTDKTKAIFLETPTNPLMQEADIEAVATFAKQYGLLLIVDNTFYTPVLQKPLTKGADIVIHSATKYLGGHNDVLAGLIVAKGKELCEQLAMYHNAIGAVLSPFDSWLLIRGMKTLALRMRQHEQNAKAIYEFLTQHEDVTDVLYPGRGGMLSFRVRDEKWVNAFLRGLKLITFAESLGGVESFITYPATQTHMDIPEDIRIANGVCNRLLRFSVGIEHDDDLIADLAQAFQRMKEV
- a CDS encoding HD domain-containing protein, coding for MRRVTLTDIFLHPITQKYLKRSGVAHAIATAYHAYRLALQYGVNVDLATKAALLHDIGHYEWYSNGTWDYETYKQNDIHAIKGAERAHKLLIRLGEHPQHAKEIALAILLHTDSYLPEGELKRKPLQTIVKLADEADEEPGGKHHYRQIDDELALKKIQQLDRMVEQQLQRNALDQIS
- the metC gene encoding cystathionine beta-lyase produces the protein MDIQTKLVHNQWQIDTQTGAVSVPIHHASTFHQFDFDTFGKYDYSRSGNPTREALEETIAELEGGVSGFAFASGMAAISTAFLLLSKGDHVLITDDVYGGTYRIITDVLSRFGIEHTFVDMTDLDAVARHIRPNTKVIYMETPSNPLLKITDIRGVVKLAKAHGCLTFLDNTFATPLLQRPLDLGVDVVLHSATKFLAGHSDVIAGLAVVKDERLAKQLRKLQYSFGAVLGVQDAWLVLRGLKTLHVRLEHSSRSAMQLAQFLHRHPKVAHVYYPGLSHHEGHVIHREQARGFGAVLSFELEDEQAVRTFVQHAHIPIFAVSLGAVESILSYPAKMSHAAMPKAERLRRGITDGLLRISVGLEAMDDLMADFEQALSYV